The DNA sequence cttgtGAAGTTGTTCGAAgtcttctctctttttttcaaatattcttCAAACTGTGGATGGTTATAATATTTTCGACTAGTCTTAAGAAATAATTAAGGTCTCACTATGGCCTTCAAAGGTGGTTGTTCCTTCCCTCTAAATTTGTCATTAAGTTCAATTGCTTTCACATATTGGTTGTGGTAGCATAGTTAGAAGGCTATGGACCAGATAGCTCAAAGCTTGTACCTTTTCAATCCCTATTATTGATCTGGAGACGGCTTGAATTTCTAAGGATTGAATAGTTACAAAGTCAATGCTTTGATAGTTTAAGCAACAaagtataatagtattatgAAGTTGTACGTGTGTTGGCCGAAAGGTAGAATGTTTGATGCTCAGATCAAAAGTGAAGGATTTGAGTCCGgcctttaaaatttatgtttatttttcaataaaaaaggGTGTCCTTGTACATAATTACTGTACATATTTAAGatacaatttgaatttaaaaaatatgtatattgttACAATAATTGGTTATATGTTTAATAAAGACTCGATCATTACATGGTGGccattaataataaatgataGTACTCCGTAActaatactaaaaaatttaacaaatgtAGATATTCAGAAATACTACATATTAATATGAACtgcattaattattatacttttatatgCTCCATAAACACAGACAACCCATCTtaaaatactttatatttttatttttgtttcagtAGACctccataattttatatactgtATCTCACATAATGagttcatttttaatggatttTATTGGGTTGTTAGAGGATGAGAAAGCCATATATAAAAGTTgtaaacattaatttatttttcatgctGGATATATCTAATTATGTAAATATGGGAAATCCAATTTATTATCTGTCACTATTTATATGTCAACGCCCATATGCTTATTTTGTCAAACCTATGtaccaaaattaattgaaatgatataagtcaaatttgaactttataataaatagaaaaaataacaacttgCATAGCTATAGTCAAATGAATAATACGGTTCTATGTGTTATCTGTGTGTAAATCCTTTCTGGATATTCAaaattaccatttttagtttgaAGATGAACGTtaatataacaataacaataatctATATGATAGTAATTATTGCTATAATAACAGCTTGATTAATTAGTAGATCatgcatatataaatagatCTTAAGAGACAATCAATACttgaaaaaatcaatattcctatttaaaaagaaatgaaacaacatatacaaaaaaataccaaaaaaatgtaaattaagaactaattatatttgtgaagaagcaacaaaaaaataatggttCTCTAACGGAGTCAAATTGAGATCGAGAGAGAAAACCCTCCTGCTGTTGGCTTTCTTCACCACCGGAAAAAGTGAGAACGGCGCCGCCTCATGGTGGTTCTGATCAACCACAGCCGCTCTGTGCTTCCTCATATGGCCTCCAAGGGCTTGACCTAACGGGAACTCCTGCCCGCAGATGCCGCACTCGTGCGTTTTCGGCTTCGGTGGCGACGGCGGCTCTCCGCCGCCCAGACGCGGCTTCTTGTGGCTGGCGCGGTGCCCGCCGAGCGCCTG is a window from the Salvia hispanica cultivar TCC Black 2014 chromosome 1, UniMelb_Shisp_WGS_1.0, whole genome shotgun sequence genome containing:
- the LOC125202549 gene encoding zinc finger protein ZAT12-like; protein product: MMMKRSRDGDDDDNVANFLMLLSAAAAANHGSSGDRVLAGEDSSRIFTCKTCNRQFPSFQALGGHRASHKKPRLGGGEPPSPPKPKTHECGICGQEFPLGQALGGHMRKHRAAVVDQNHHEAAPFSLFPVVKKANSRRVFSLDLNLTPLENHYFFVASSQI